Proteins encoded by one window of Pseudomonadota bacterium:
- a CDS encoding type II toxin-antitoxin system Phd/YefM family antitoxin, whose product MAQVLGEMYIFMYIMVMAKRCSVADARKDLSALLTQAEAGVEVEITRRGEPVAVLVSIQKYQRIKGRRSAFKQAYKEFAASYDLGKDGLDEDFLQTLRDASGGRRVQF is encoded by the coding sequence TTGGCCCAGGTACTGGGCGAGATGTACATCTTCATGTACATTATGGTCATGGCCAAGCGTTGTTCCGTAGCTGACGCTCGCAAGGATCTTTCGGCCCTGCTCACCCAGGCCGAAGCCGGCGTGGAGGTCGAGATTACGCGCCGGGGTGAACCCGTCGCGGTGCTCGTGTCGATTCAGAAGTATCAACGCATCAAGGGCAGGAGAAGCGCGTTCAAGCAAGCATACAAGGAGTTCGCGGCCAGCTACGACCTTGGCAAAGACGGGCTGGACGAAGACTTCTTGCAAACGCTTCGAGACGCCTCTGGCGGA